Proteins found in one Legionella pneumophila subsp. pascullei genomic segment:
- the leo gene encoding omptin family outer membrane protease Leo translates to MKNKIVLLALISLSFLFSLHTYAADYHFNGLSLSSSLGILSGNAHEYVYHPETDTKLSQLDWRIKNAPIIKGELNYDVLDWLSMNGRGWTTLVKNKAAMDDYDWLNPYQETWTHWSHHEDTYLNYANELDVSLRAWLMQKQNYKLGLATGYQWNSFDWKATGGCYQYNGGLYAGCFRSDQPGIGYQQKFRTPYVGLAGKYFVNNFEFGALLKFSDWVSARDHDEHYARNLTFNERGNSSRYYAATIHSGYFLKPNTKIFVEASYNHYSNGRADTEIIDNDTGERSYFGDSAGLSNKHYTVALGLQYLF, encoded by the coding sequence ATGAAAAATAAAATAGTTTTGTTGGCTCTAATCTCTTTATCCTTTCTTTTCTCACTCCATACTTATGCTGCGGATTACCATTTTAATGGTTTGTCATTAAGTTCTTCTCTCGGCATTCTGTCAGGTAACGCTCATGAATATGTTTACCATCCAGAGACAGACACCAAATTAAGCCAGCTGGATTGGCGCATAAAAAATGCTCCGATAATAAAAGGGGAATTAAATTATGATGTCCTGGATTGGCTGAGCATGAATGGTCGAGGTTGGACAACCTTGGTAAAAAATAAGGCTGCTATGGATGATTATGATTGGCTCAATCCTTATCAAGAGACATGGACTCACTGGTCTCATCATGAGGATACGTATCTCAATTATGCGAATGAGTTAGATGTGAGCCTAAGGGCCTGGTTGATGCAAAAACAAAATTACAAGTTAGGCCTGGCCACTGGGTATCAATGGAATTCCTTTGACTGGAAAGCTACTGGAGGCTGTTATCAATATAACGGAGGACTCTATGCCGGTTGTTTTCGCAGTGATCAACCTGGAATTGGATACCAACAAAAATTTAGAACTCCTTATGTTGGTTTGGCAGGGAAGTATTTTGTTAATAATTTTGAGTTTGGTGCTCTTTTAAAATTTAGCGATTGGGTTTCAGCGCGAGATCATGATGAGCATTATGCCCGCAACTTAACATTCAATGAGCGAGGAAATAGCTCCAGATATTATGCGGCAACGATTCATTCCGGCTACTTTTTGAAACCTAACACGAAAATTTTTGTCGAGGCCTCTTACAATCATTATTCTAATGGGAGAGCGGATACTGAAATCATTGACAATGACACGGGTGAGCGCAGTTATTTCGGTGACTCAGCAGGTTTATCCAATAAACACTATACCGTCGCTCTTGGTTTACAATATCTTTTTTAA
- a CDS encoding APC family permease, with product MNKNLSALSLLWISITSMVGSGWLFGSLYSAHFAGPAAIIAWPLAGFLLLFVALSYAELGTMFPQSDSLACLPLYTHGRLTGIIMNVMTWFSLAILPVIETQGVIQYASNYLPGLVSHDALHYRNTPAGYMLSLVVLMSFVLFNYFGIGLFARINAAFTVWKVIIPVLTIVSLVTMSYHSDNFFQHGGFMPYGWQGVMAAMSSGGVLFSLLGFRQVVVMMGELEKPGQYIPLILGGSLVLVTLLYTSLQWSFIGSVSEQALAKGWVNLSFTGDAGPFAALAALAGMLWLSVLLYVDAFISPYSTGLVYSTTAAHMLSSMGSVVPTPEILTKQNRYQVPWVCLGVNFLLAAIMSLVLHGWQEMSAFLVAILMISYSIGPVALVCLRHQLPHYKRPFRLQMSNLIGFIGFYVCTVGVYWAGFHSVRKLLVITVLGVVCSFLYCLIKNTHREIDSKQALWFIFYLLGLGIFSFFGNYGGKHILPQYWDLVYLLVFSMLVFVFALLSRKPGAHTQKLVAKTTT from the coding sequence ATGAATAAAAATTTAAGTGCTTTGAGTTTACTTTGGATTTCAATTACCAGCATGGTAGGCTCAGGCTGGTTATTTGGTTCTTTATATTCTGCTCATTTTGCTGGCCCTGCCGCCATTATCGCTTGGCCACTGGCAGGTTTTTTACTTCTATTTGTTGCCTTGTCCTACGCTGAATTAGGTACGATGTTTCCCCAGTCCGATAGCCTGGCTTGCTTGCCTTTATATACTCATGGACGTTTGACTGGCATTATTATGAATGTCATGACCTGGTTTTCCCTGGCTATTTTGCCAGTGATTGAAACACAAGGTGTCATTCAATACGCCAGTAATTACCTTCCAGGTCTGGTATCTCATGACGCTTTGCACTATCGAAATACGCCAGCAGGTTATATGCTGTCCCTGGTTGTATTAATGAGTTTTGTTTTGTTTAATTATTTTGGTATTGGTTTGTTTGCCCGCATTAATGCCGCATTTACTGTTTGGAAGGTAATAATCCCTGTTCTCACTATTGTAAGCTTGGTAACCATGAGTTATCACTCGGATAATTTTTTTCAGCATGGTGGTTTTATGCCTTATGGCTGGCAGGGTGTTATGGCTGCGATGTCAAGTGGAGGCGTACTTTTTTCCCTGTTAGGATTTAGACAAGTGGTTGTCATGATGGGTGAACTGGAAAAACCAGGACAATACATACCACTTATTTTAGGTGGTTCACTAGTGCTCGTGACGCTACTTTACACAAGTTTACAATGGTCCTTTATTGGCAGTGTTAGCGAACAAGCGCTGGCAAAAGGGTGGGTGAATTTATCTTTCACTGGTGACGCAGGACCATTTGCCGCTCTGGCTGCGCTGGCCGGCATGCTTTGGTTGAGTGTTTTGTTGTATGTCGATGCTTTTATATCGCCATATTCAACTGGTCTTGTCTATTCAACCACAGCAGCTCATATGCTAAGCAGTATGGGCTCAGTCGTTCCTACACCTGAAATTCTTACCAAACAAAACAGATATCAAGTGCCCTGGGTTTGTTTAGGCGTAAATTTCTTACTCGCTGCTATCATGTCGCTTGTGTTACACGGATGGCAGGAAATGTCGGCTTTTCTTGTAGCAATATTAATGATCAGCTATTCCATAGGGCCTGTAGCACTTGTTTGTTTGCGTCATCAGTTACCACACTATAAGCGGCCTTTTCGTTTGCAGATGAGTAACCTGATTGGCTTTATCGGATTTTATGTTTGTACAGTTGGCGTGTATTGGGCGGGCTTCCACAGTGTGCGAAAGTTATTGGTGATCACTGTTCTGGGGGTGGTGTGCTCTTTTCTCTATTGCCTTATAAAAAATACACATCGGGAGATTGATAGCAAACAAGCGCTATGGTTTATATTCTATCTTCTCGGCCTTGGTATTTTCTCATTTTTTGGTAATTATGGCGGTAAGCATATCCTCCCCCAGTATTGGGATTTGGTGTATTTATTAGTTTTCAGCATGCTTGTGTTTGTTTTTGCTCTATTATCCAGAAAACCCGGTGCCCATACTCAAAAACTGGTTGCCAAAACAACCACGTAA